A single region of the Brachypodium distachyon strain Bd21 chromosome 3, Brachypodium_distachyon_v3.0, whole genome shotgun sequence genome encodes:
- the LOC100844894 gene encoding protein TIFY 11d isoform X2: protein MAGNSNRFAVTCGLMRQYMREQQQQQQAGGGGGAPRSLALSLGLPSPDEPADAPRRTMQFFPAAAAAGGGGGASSSQLLPKEWAETTQITKAPLTMFYDGRVVVFEDFPADKAMKLMQLAGSVSSSSSSPEAPAADKSPDPEPGALSDLPLARKASLQRFLHKRKHRQVATADHRPYQKPVASPPPKDHDHPSTWLAL from the exons atGGCCGGAAACAGCAACAGGTTCGCCGTGACGTGCGGGCTCATGCGGCAGTACAtgcgggagcagcagcagcagcagcaggcaggaggaggcggaggcgcgccaAGGTCTCTGGCGTTGAGCCTCGGCCTGCCGTCGCCGGATGAGCCGGCGGACGCCCCCAGGAGGACCATGCAGttcttccccgccgccgccgccgccggcggcggcggcggcgcgtcgtcCTCCCAGCTGCTGCCCAAAGAATG GGCGGAAACGACGCAGATCACGAAGGCGCCGCTGACCATGTTCTACGACGGGCGTGTGGTCGTGTTCGAGGACTTCCCGGCCGACAAGGCCATGAAGCTGATGCAGCTGGCGGGATCggtctcttcctcctcctcttctccggaggcgccggcggccgacAAATCCCCGGACCCGGAGCCCGGGGCGCTCTCCGACTTGCCCCTCGCCAGGAAGGCCTCGCTGCAGCGGTTCCTCCACAAGAGGAAGCACAG GCAGGTCGCGACGGCCGATCATCGTCCTTACCAGAAGCCGgtggcgtcgccgccgccgaaagATCATGACCACCCGTCGACGTGGCTCGCGCTCTGA
- the LOC100844894 gene encoding protein TIFY 11d isoform X1, which produces MAGNSNRFAVTCGLMRQYMREQQQQQQAGGGGGAPRSLALSLGLPSPDEPADAPRRTMQFFPAAAAAGGGGGASSSQLLPKECCRAETTQITKAPLTMFYDGRVVVFEDFPADKAMKLMQLAGSVSSSSSSPEAPAADKSPDPEPGALSDLPLARKASLQRFLHKRKHRQVATADHRPYQKPVASPPPKDHDHPSTWLAL; this is translated from the exons atGGCCGGAAACAGCAACAGGTTCGCCGTGACGTGCGGGCTCATGCGGCAGTACAtgcgggagcagcagcagcagcagcaggcaggaggaggcggaggcgcgccaAGGTCTCTGGCGTTGAGCCTCGGCCTGCCGTCGCCGGATGAGCCGGCGGACGCCCCCAGGAGGACCATGCAGttcttccccgccgccgccgccgccggcggcggcggcggcgcgtcgtcCTCCCAGCTGCTGCCCAAAGAATG CTGCAGGGCGGAAACGACGCAGATCACGAAGGCGCCGCTGACCATGTTCTACGACGGGCGTGTGGTCGTGTTCGAGGACTTCCCGGCCGACAAGGCCATGAAGCTGATGCAGCTGGCGGGATCggtctcttcctcctcctcttctccggaggcgccggcggccgacAAATCCCCGGACCCGGAGCCCGGGGCGCTCTCCGACTTGCCCCTCGCCAGGAAGGCCTCGCTGCAGCGGTTCCTCCACAAGAGGAAGCACAG GCAGGTCGCGACGGCCGATCATCGTCCTTACCAGAAGCCGgtggcgtcgccgccgccgaaagATCATGACCACCCGTCGACGTGGCTCGCGCTCTGA
- the LOC100826885 gene encoding probable calcium-binding protein CML8: MATSFRGYDESPSSAPSYMRERGRRKRLTAQKRKEIKEAFDLFDTDGSGTIDARELNVAMRALGFEMTPEQIRQMIAEVDKDGSGTIDLDEFVHMMTDKIGERDARDELTKAFRIIDQDGNGKISDVDIQRLAIDAGEHFTLDEVREMIEAADEDGDGEIDMDEFMKMMKRTSFGTGF, from the exons ATG GCGACCTCTTTCAGGGGCTACGACGAGTCTCCTTCCTCTGCCCCTAGTTacatgagagagagaggccgCCGCAAGCGACTGACGGcgcagaagaggaaggagatcaAAGAAGCGTTCGATCTCTTCGACACGGACGGTTCAGGCACCATCGATGCGAGGGAGCTGAATGTTGCGATGAG AGCATTGGGGTTCGAGATGACGCCGGAG CAAATCAGGCAGATGATCGCGGAGGTGGACAAGGACGGAAGCGGGACGATCGACCTGGACGAGTTCGTGCACATGATGACGGACAAGATAGGCGAGAGGGACGCCAGGGACGAGCTCACCAAGGCCTTCCGGATCATCGACCAGGACGGAAAC GGGAAGATATCTGACGTGGATATTCAGCGGCTGGCCATCGACGCTGGCGAGCACTTCACGCTCGACGAGGTCAGGGAGATGATCGAGGCCGCCGACGAAGACG GTGACGGTGAGATCGACATGGACGAGTTtatgaagatgatgaagcGCACAAGCTTCGGTACCGGGTTTTAA
- the LOC100826572 gene encoding translation initiation factor eIF-2B subunit beta isoform X1 yields the protein MPDVQPLVSEFVLKLKRRKVEGSHAVARQTAELLRSVVSQHRMGSTNQAAALADAIRSVGEQLISANPIELAVGNIVRRVLHIIKEEDISSTAVGIEGLSVTVDSDDEYDSGNDDHPTLSAAVLASHARNALRAPSLQTLLDDIPVSTALSRSASSTGDSDGKTAGDKSLKTRKLKHDVIAAIGDLIEEIDTCYDQISEQAVELIHQNEVILTLGRSRTVKEFLYAAKEKKRSFRVFVAEGSPRYQGHVLAKELVEKGVQTTVITDSAIFAMISRVNMVIVGAHAIMANGGVIAPVGMNMVALAAQKHAVPFVVVAGSHKLCPLYPHNPEVLLNELKSPSDLLDFGEFSNCMNFSTQDGTPLLNVVNPTFDYVPPKLVSLFVTDTGGHSPSYMYRLISEYYSADDLVVQRKSTS from the exons atgCCGGACGTGCAGCCTCTCGTCAGTGAGTTCGTCCTGAAGCTCAAGCGCCG GAAGGTGGAGGGGTCGCATGCTGTGGCGCGGCAGACGGCGGAGCTTCTGAGGTCAGTGGTGTCACAGCACCGGATGGGCAGCACTAACCAAGCGGCCGCCCTCGCCGACGCCATCCGCTCCGTCGGGGAGCAGCTCATCTCCGCTAATCCCATCG AGCTTGCAGTTGGAAACATTGTGAGACGTGTTTTGCATATAATAAAAGAGGAAGATATATCTTCTACAGCAGTTGGTATCGAAGGTCTTTCTGTAACTGTTGACAGTGATGATGAATATGACAGTGGAAATGATGACCATCCTACCCTATCCGCTGCTGTTCTTGCTTCCCATGCGAGAAATGCCCTCCGTGCACCTTCATTGCAGACTCTACTGGACGATATTCCTGTGAGCACTGCACTTTCACGTTCTGCATCATCAACTGGGGATTCAGATGGGAAAA CAGCTGGTGACAAGAGCTTAAAAACTCGGAAACTAAAGCATGATGTTATTGCTGCCATTGGCGATCTTATTGAGGAGATTGATACATGCTATGACCAGATTTCTGAGCAAGCCGTGGAACTTATTCACCAGAA TGAGGTGATCCTAACTTTAGGTCGTTCGAGAACCGTGAAGGAGTTCCTGTATGCTGctaaggagaagaagagatctTTTCGTGTATTTGTTGCTGAAGGTTCTCCAAG ATATCAGGGACATGTTCTTGCTAAAGAGCTGGTTGAGAAAGGTGTACAGACTACTGTTATAACAGATTCTGCAATTTTTGCTATGATCTCCCGAGTTAACATG GTCATAGTTGGAGCTCATGCAATAATGGCAAATGGTGGAGTCATTGCACCTGTTGGGATGAATATGGTTGCTCTTGCTGCTCAAAAGCATGCTGTACCCTTTGTCGTGGTTGCAGGCAGTCATAAG TTGTGTCCTTTATATCCACACAATCCGGAGGTTTTACTGAACGAACTTAAATCACCATCTGATTTGCTGGACTTTGGCGAGTTCTCAAATTGCATGAACTTCAGTACCCAGGATGGTACTCCACTTCTAAATGTTGTTAATCCAACATTTGACTACGTGCCACCGAAGCTTGTCAGTCTTTTCGTCACCGACAC TGGCGGGCACAGTCCATCATATATGTACCGGCTTATTTCTGAATACTACTCAGCTGATGATTTGGTAGTACAACGGAAGTCAACATCTTGA
- the LOC100826572 gene encoding translation initiation factor eIF-2B subunit beta isoform X2: MPDVQPLVSEFVLKLKRRKVEGSHAVARQTAELLRSVVSQHRMGSTNQAAALADAIRSVGEQLISANPIELAVGNIVRRVLHIIKEEDISSTAVGIEGLSVTVDSDDEYDSGNDDHPTLSAAVLASHARNALRAPSLQTLLDDIPVSTALSRSASSTGDSDGKTGDKSLKTRKLKHDVIAAIGDLIEEIDTCYDQISEQAVELIHQNEVILTLGRSRTVKEFLYAAKEKKRSFRVFVAEGSPRYQGHVLAKELVEKGVQTTVITDSAIFAMISRVNMVIVGAHAIMANGGVIAPVGMNMVALAAQKHAVPFVVVAGSHKLCPLYPHNPEVLLNELKSPSDLLDFGEFSNCMNFSTQDGTPLLNVVNPTFDYVPPKLVSLFVTDTGGHSPSYMYRLISEYYSADDLVVQRKSTS; the protein is encoded by the exons atgCCGGACGTGCAGCCTCTCGTCAGTGAGTTCGTCCTGAAGCTCAAGCGCCG GAAGGTGGAGGGGTCGCATGCTGTGGCGCGGCAGACGGCGGAGCTTCTGAGGTCAGTGGTGTCACAGCACCGGATGGGCAGCACTAACCAAGCGGCCGCCCTCGCCGACGCCATCCGCTCCGTCGGGGAGCAGCTCATCTCCGCTAATCCCATCG AGCTTGCAGTTGGAAACATTGTGAGACGTGTTTTGCATATAATAAAAGAGGAAGATATATCTTCTACAGCAGTTGGTATCGAAGGTCTTTCTGTAACTGTTGACAGTGATGATGAATATGACAGTGGAAATGATGACCATCCTACCCTATCCGCTGCTGTTCTTGCTTCCCATGCGAGAAATGCCCTCCGTGCACCTTCATTGCAGACTCTACTGGACGATATTCCTGTGAGCACTGCACTTTCACGTTCTGCATCATCAACTGGGGATTCAGATGGGAAAA CTGGTGACAAGAGCTTAAAAACTCGGAAACTAAAGCATGATGTTATTGCTGCCATTGGCGATCTTATTGAGGAGATTGATACATGCTATGACCAGATTTCTGAGCAAGCCGTGGAACTTATTCACCAGAA TGAGGTGATCCTAACTTTAGGTCGTTCGAGAACCGTGAAGGAGTTCCTGTATGCTGctaaggagaagaagagatctTTTCGTGTATTTGTTGCTGAAGGTTCTCCAAG ATATCAGGGACATGTTCTTGCTAAAGAGCTGGTTGAGAAAGGTGTACAGACTACTGTTATAACAGATTCTGCAATTTTTGCTATGATCTCCCGAGTTAACATG GTCATAGTTGGAGCTCATGCAATAATGGCAAATGGTGGAGTCATTGCACCTGTTGGGATGAATATGGTTGCTCTTGCTGCTCAAAAGCATGCTGTACCCTTTGTCGTGGTTGCAGGCAGTCATAAG TTGTGTCCTTTATATCCACACAATCCGGAGGTTTTACTGAACGAACTTAAATCACCATCTGATTTGCTGGACTTTGGCGAGTTCTCAAATTGCATGAACTTCAGTACCCAGGATGGTACTCCACTTCTAAATGTTGTTAATCCAACATTTGACTACGTGCCACCGAAGCTTGTCAGTCTTTTCGTCACCGACAC TGGCGGGCACAGTCCATCATATATGTACCGGCTTATTTCTGAATACTACTCAGCTGATGATTTGGTAGTACAACGGAAGTCAACATCTTGA